In a single window of the Pseudomonas entomophila genome:
- a CDS encoding AlkA N-terminal domain-containing protein, with the protein MPNIIDPPESDACYLAVKAHDARFDGAFFAAVTSTGIYCRPVCRVKTPRRENIRFYRHAAQAEAAGFRPCLRCRPELAPRAAAWSTEDASRILALQAARLMDEPEALPGVTGTGSMVAIANHLGVSDRHLRRIFETHFGVSPLQYLQTRRLLAAKQLIADTQLPMTQVALSSGFGSVRRFNDAFYQHYGLNPSALRRAKASPGGQGVSVRLGWRPPYDVEAMLGFLRLRAIPGVECVEGLQYSRTLRFGKGKHEHSGWLQVHFDEAHAQVLVTISESLAIVLPTLINRVRCAFDLDADPGAIHCVLHATFPSGEGVRVPGAMDGFELAVRAVLGQQVTVAAARTLGSRLASAFGAPVETPVPGLGRLFPTPAALVASSGDALGRLGITRQRQAALKALAEAVEEGRLVLSPGVDVAATCAQLRALPGIGDWTAQYIALRALRWPDAFPAGDVALQKALGVSTARAATQAAEGWRPWRGYAVLRAWLGLADTTR; encoded by the coding sequence ATGCCAAACATCATCGATCCCCCCGAAAGCGATGCCTGCTACCTGGCCGTGAAGGCGCATGATGCCCGTTTCGACGGTGCCTTCTTCGCGGCGGTGACCAGCACGGGCATCTATTGCCGGCCGGTGTGCCGGGTGAAGACGCCACGGCGCGAGAATATCCGTTTCTACCGCCACGCCGCCCAGGCTGAGGCCGCGGGGTTCAGGCCCTGTCTGCGCTGCCGGCCGGAGCTGGCGCCGCGCGCGGCCGCGTGGAGTACCGAGGACGCGTCGCGCATCCTGGCGCTGCAGGCGGCGCGGCTGATGGATGAACCGGAAGCCTTGCCGGGCGTGACGGGGACGGGCTCGATGGTCGCCATCGCCAACCATTTGGGCGTGAGCGACCGCCACCTACGGCGCATCTTCGAGACACATTTCGGTGTTTCGCCCCTCCAGTACCTCCAGACGCGACGGTTGCTGGCGGCCAAGCAATTGATCGCCGACACGCAATTGCCAATGACCCAGGTGGCCTTGTCCAGCGGGTTTGGCAGCGTGCGTCGGTTCAACGATGCGTTTTACCAGCACTACGGCCTGAACCCGAGTGCGCTGCGCCGCGCCAAGGCCTCGCCGGGCGGGCAGGGCGTCAGCGTGCGCTTGGGCTGGCGCCCACCTTATGACGTGGAGGCCATGCTAGGCTTCCTGCGCCTGCGCGCGATACCCGGTGTGGAATGCGTGGAGGGACTGCAGTACTCGCGCACCCTTCGCTTCGGCAAGGGCAAGCACGAACACAGCGGCTGGTTACAGGTGCACTTCGACGAGGCACATGCCCAGGTGCTGGTCACGATCAGCGAGTCTCTGGCAATCGTGCTGCCCACGCTGATCAATCGCGTGCGCTGCGCCTTTGACCTGGATGCTGATCCGGGCGCCATTCACTGTGTCTTGCACGCCACGTTCCCGTCGGGCGAGGGCGTGCGCGTCCCCGGGGCGATGGACGGATTCGAACTGGCGGTGCGCGCCGTGCTCGGTCAGCAAGTCACCGTGGCCGCCGCGCGCACGCTGGGTTCGCGCCTTGCCAGCGCATTCGGTGCACCTGTTGAAACCCCCGTTCCAGGCCTTGGCCGCCTGTTCCCCACGCCGGCCGCGCTGGTAGCGTCCAGCGGCGATGCGCTTGGCCGGCTGGGCATCACCCGCCAGCGTCAGGCCGCGCTCAAGGCCTTGGCCGAGGCCGTGGAGGAGGGGCGCCTCGTCTTGAGCCCCGGTGTGGATGTTGCCGCGACGTGTGCCCAGTTGCGGGCATTGCCCGGCATCGGCGACTGGACGGCCCAGTACATCGCCTTGCGCGCGCTGCGCTGGCCCGATGCCTTCCCGGCCGGCGATGTGGCGTTGCAAAAAGCGTTGGGTGTGAGCACTGCCCGCGCTGCCACTCAGGCGGCGGAGGGCTGGCGGCCCTGGCGTGGTTATGCGGTGTTGCGCGCCTGGTTGGGGTTGGCGGACACAACACGATGA
- a CDS encoding aldo/keto reductase — MHKRTLGNSSLEVSALGLGCMGLSHGYGPATDTQQAIALIRSAFDRGVTFFDTAEVYGPYLNEQVVGEALAPVRDQVVIATKFGFTFGDDNKQQILNSRPEHIRVAVEGSLRRLKTDYIDLLYQHRVDPDVPIEDVAGVVKDLIGEGKVKHFGLSEAGAQTIRRAHAVQPITALQSEYSLWWREPEQEVLPTLWELGIGLVPFSPLGKGFLTGTVSAQATYGSDDFRSIVPRFSQSALQANQGLVVEIRQIAAQKQATPAQIALAWLLAQAPWIVPIPGTTKLHRLEENLGGADITLDPFELKAIDTALAQIHVEGERYPEALRARVGR; from the coding sequence ATGCACAAGCGCACACTCGGGAACAGTTCACTTGAAGTGTCAGCCCTGGGCTTGGGTTGCATGGGCTTGAGCCATGGCTACGGCCCAGCGACTGACACACAACAGGCCATTGCGCTGATTCGATCGGCGTTTGACCGGGGCGTAACGTTCTTCGATACCGCCGAGGTTTACGGCCCTTACCTGAACGAACAAGTGGTGGGCGAAGCCCTGGCACCGGTGCGCGATCAAGTGGTCATCGCCACCAAGTTCGGTTTCACCTTTGGCGACGATAATAAACAGCAGATTCTCAACAGCCGCCCCGAGCACATCCGGGTCGCGGTCGAGGGTTCGTTGCGTCGACTGAAGACTGATTACATCGATCTGCTGTACCAGCACCGCGTCGATCCGGATGTGCCGATCGAGGACGTCGCCGGGGTGGTGAAGGACTTGATTGGCGAAGGCAAGGTCAAGCACTTCGGCCTGTCGGAGGCCGGCGCGCAGACCATTCGCCGTGCGCACGCGGTGCAGCCAATCACAGCACTGCAAAGTGAATACTCACTGTGGTGGCGCGAGCCTGAGCAGGAAGTTCTGCCCACGCTTTGGGAGTTAGGCATCGGCCTCGTGCCGTTCAGCCCATTGGGCAAAGGTTTTCTCACCGGCACGGTGTCGGCACAGGCCACTTACGGCAGCGACGATTTCCGCAGCATCGTCCCGCGTTTCAGCCAGTCGGCGCTGCAAGCCAATCAGGGATTGGTGGTGGAGATCCGCCAGATCGCCGCGCAGAAACAAGCGACACCCGCACAGATCGCGCTGGCATGGCTGCTCGCGCAGGCGCCGTGGATTGTGCCGATTCCGGGGACGACCAAACTGCATCGCCTGGAAGAAAACCTCGGCGGCGCGGACATCACGCTCGACCCCTTCGAACTGAAGGCAATTGATACAGCGCTGGCGCAGATCCACGTCGAAGGCGAGCGTTATCCCGAGGCCCTAAGGGCGCGTGTAGGTCGATGA
- a CDS encoding alpha/beta hydrolase, with protein MTTAPGTFNPRQPMMPNGQTYHGDHVYAFYQIPVDARKLPIVMWHGAGQFSKTWETTADGREGFQNIFLRRHYGVYLIDQPRRGDAGRSMVETTIKPVPDEQLWFNQFRIGLWPNYFNGVQFAQDDQTREQFFRAMTPNTGPFDMGVVSDGVSALFDRIGPGILFTHSQGGGPGWLTAIKNDKVKAIVTFEPGSSFVFADGEVPAPIPSAFDTVQGAAVPMEQFMALTRIPILILYGDNIPEQAVDLPAQDSWRARLEMARLWRDAVNRHGGDVRLIHLPEIGIHGNTHFPMSDLNNAQIADLVGQFLKENQLD; from the coding sequence GTGACCACTGCACCGGGCACCTTCAACCCGCGCCAACCAATGATGCCCAACGGCCAGACGTACCACGGTGACCACGTCTACGCCTTCTATCAAATCCCGGTGGATGCGCGAAAACTGCCCATCGTCATGTGGCACGGTGCAGGCCAGTTTTCCAAGACCTGGGAGACCACCGCCGATGGTCGCGAAGGCTTTCAGAACATCTTTCTGCGCCGCCATTACGGCGTCTATCTGATCGATCAGCCCCGGCGTGGCGATGCCGGACGCAGCATGGTCGAGACCACAATCAAGCCTGTGCCTGACGAACAACTGTGGTTCAACCAGTTCCGCATCGGGCTGTGGCCCAACTACTTCAACGGTGTGCAATTTGCTCAGGATGACCAGACCCGCGAGCAGTTTTTCCGGGCGATGACACCGAACACCGGGCCGTTCGACATGGGCGTGGTCTCTGATGGCGTGTCAGCGCTGTTCGATAGAATCGGCCCGGGGATTTTATTCACCCACTCGCAAGGTGGCGGGCCAGGCTGGTTGACAGCGATCAAGAACGACAAGGTCAAAGCCATCGTGACGTTCGAACCGGGCAGCAGCTTCGTGTTCGCTGATGGTGAAGTGCCTGCGCCTATTCCCAGTGCGTTCGACACGGTGCAAGGCGCGGCGGTGCCGATGGAGCAATTCATGGCCCTCACGCGCATTCCGATTCTGATCCTTTACGGCGACAACATCCCGGAGCAAGCGGTCGACCTGCCCGCCCAGGACAGTTGGCGCGCACGCCTGGAAATGGCCCGGCTCTGGCGTGACGCGGTCAATCGCCACGGCGGGGATGTGCGACTGATCCACCTGCCGGAGATCGGCATTCACGGCAATACCCACTTCCCCATGTCGGATCTGAACAACGCGCAGATCGCGGATCTGGTCGGGCAATTCCTCAAAGAAAACCAGCTGGACTGA
- a CDS encoding LysR family transcriptional regulator, which produces MSRANLNDLQAFVVITREGSFTRAAAQLGVSQSALSHTMRALESRLGVRLLTRTTRSVSPTEAGQRLYQSMAPRFDEIELELAAVSEFRDTPAGNVRIQASEHAANNILWPKLSKVLPDYPDIKVEITVDYALSDIVAQRYDAGVRLGEQVAKDMIAVPIGPPLRIAVVGSPEYFKQRPVPKVPGDLAAQNCINLRLPTHGNLMQWDFEKDGHELKARVEGQWTFNSSLPILRAAVAGCGLGFLPEDMVAKELADGSLVRVLEDWCQPFAGYHLYYPNRREHSSAFGVVVEALRYKR; this is translated from the coding sequence ATGTCCCGCGCCAATCTAAACGACCTGCAAGCCTTCGTGGTCATCACCCGCGAAGGCAGTTTCACCCGCGCGGCCGCTCAGCTTGGCGTCTCGCAGTCGGCGCTGAGTCACACCATGCGCGCACTGGAAAGCCGATTGGGCGTGCGCCTGCTGACGCGTACCACACGCAGTGTTTCGCCGACCGAGGCGGGTCAGCGGCTGTATCAATCGATGGCGCCGCGATTCGATGAGATCGAACTCGAACTGGCTGCGGTCAGCGAGTTTCGTGACACCCCGGCAGGCAATGTGCGGATTCAAGCATCCGAACATGCCGCCAACAATATTCTGTGGCCCAAGCTTTCAAAGGTGCTTCCCGACTATCCAGACATCAAAGTCGAAATCACCGTCGACTACGCCCTTTCCGACATCGTCGCGCAACGCTATGACGCCGGTGTACGCCTGGGAGAGCAGGTGGCCAAGGACATGATCGCCGTTCCTATCGGGCCACCCTTGCGCATCGCGGTCGTGGGCTCACCCGAGTATTTCAAACAGCGGCCAGTGCCGAAGGTGCCCGGTGATCTTGCGGCGCAAAATTGCATCAATCTGCGCCTCCCCACCCATGGCAACCTGATGCAATGGGATTTTGAAAAGGATGGTCACGAACTGAAGGCCCGTGTCGAAGGACAATGGACGTTCAACAGCAGCCTGCCGATTCTGCGTGCGGCCGTGGCGGGATGTGGCTTGGGTTTCCTGCCGGAGGACATGGTGGCGAAGGAGCTAGCTGACGGTAGCCTTGTACGGGTGTTGGAAGATTGGTGCCAGCCCTTTGCCGGTTACCATCTCTACTACCCCAATCGCCGAGAACATTCATCGGCGTTTGGCGTTGTAGTTGAAGCGTTACGCTACAAGCGCTGA
- a CDS encoding LysR family transcriptional regulator: MEALRRIDLNLLLTLHALLLERHVTRASVRLHKSQPAVSHALAQLRLHFDDPLLIRRDGQLVLTARAQSLLGPLEQSLRHLNDLLGASEFDPGQSQARFRLSLSDYAARRVLPRLVRHVRRVAPGVDLAVSQASRETMMAQLADGELDVALGIFPEYPQGVLVQELFPEHFVSLADESALPACGCLSLEAWLERPHVMLALRPDANDEIERVLARMGVRRRIAMALPHWSAAIELIAGTDLILTVASWPVRDLDRYPTLRTFDAPLDLPVLSYQQAWHSRNDADPANRWIRDAILACSQGT, translated from the coding sequence CTGGAAGCACTACGACGGATCGACCTCAACCTCCTGCTGACCCTCCACGCGCTGTTGCTGGAGCGGCACGTGACACGTGCGTCGGTGCGCCTGCACAAAAGCCAGCCCGCCGTCAGCCATGCCCTGGCTCAACTTCGCCTGCACTTCGACGACCCCTTGCTGATACGCCGTGACGGCCAGTTGGTGCTTACCGCCCGAGCGCAAAGCTTGCTGGGGCCGCTCGAGCAGTCCCTGAGGCATCTCAATGATCTGCTGGGGGCATCCGAATTCGACCCGGGCCAATCCCAGGCGCGCTTCCGCTTGTCACTTTCCGACTACGCCGCGCGCCGTGTGCTACCCAGGCTGGTTCGTCATGTTCGCCGCGTCGCACCCGGGGTGGACCTGGCGGTCAGCCAGGCCAGCCGGGAGACCATGATGGCCCAGCTGGCGGATGGCGAACTCGACGTGGCGCTGGGCATTTTCCCGGAATACCCCCAAGGTGTCCTGGTGCAGGAGCTGTTCCCCGAGCACTTCGTCAGCCTCGCCGATGAAAGCGCCCTGCCGGCGTGCGGTTGCCTGTCGCTCGAGGCGTGGCTGGAGCGCCCGCACGTCATGCTCGCCCTGCGCCCCGATGCCAATGACGAAATCGAGCGGGTGCTGGCGCGAATGGGGGTACGGCGCCGAATCGCCATGGCACTGCCGCACTGGAGCGCCGCCATCGAACTCATCGCCGGTACCGACCTCATCCTGACGGTGGCGAGTTGGCCGGTTCGGGATCTGGACCGGTACCCGACGCTGCGCACCTTCGATGCCCCGCTGGACCTGCCGGTGCTGTCGTACCAACAAGCCTGGCACTCGCGCAATGACGCAGACCCGGCGAACCGCTGGATCAGGGACGCGATCCTGGCTTGCAGCCAGGGCACCTGA
- a CDS encoding aldo/keto reductase, producing MRDYDTIYLGFPIWGETAPPIVRAFLNAHDLTGKTLIPFNTHGGYGLGNSRSVLVKHAPKAKVLGGFVMKSEQERKTMERVNGWLSDHLRTRELNSVRSNLMKIRTLGNGLEVSTLGLGCMSMTSAYGPAADKASMIKLIRSAHEQGITLFDTAEAYGPFANEELLGEALQPIRERVVIATKFGFDIDLITGARGGGTNSRPEHIRAVAEASLQRLRTDCIDLFYQHRVDPQVPIEDVAGTVKDLIAEGKVKHFGLSEAGVDTIRRAHAVQAVTAVQSEYSLFWRGPELELLAVLEELGIGFVPFSPLGAGFLTGQIDEHTQFDASDFRNFVPRFSPEARKANLALVDVVKAVAQRKHATPAQVALAWLLAQKPWIVPIPGTTKPHRLEENLGAVELQLTVDDLREINEQMAQIQVHGERLPESALKMTGL from the coding sequence CTGCGCGATTACGACACGATCTATCTCGGCTTTCCGATCTGGGGTGAAACCGCCCCGCCCATCGTGCGCGCCTTTCTCAACGCCCACGACCTGACCGGCAAGACCCTAATCCCCTTCAACACCCACGGCGGTTATGGCTTGGGCAACAGCCGCAGCGTGCTGGTCAAGCACGCGCCGAAGGCAAAGGTTTTGGGAGGCTTTGTGATGAAGAGTGAGCAGGAGCGCAAGACCATGGAACGCGTAAACGGCTGGTTGAGCGATCACCTCCGCACGCGTGAATTGAATTCTGTACGGAGTAACCTCATGAAGATCCGCACGTTGGGCAATGGCCTGGAAGTTTCTACACTGGGCCTGGGCTGCATGAGCATGACCTCGGCCTATGGGCCCGCTGCCGACAAAGCCAGCATGATCAAGCTGATTCGTTCGGCTCACGAGCAAGGCATCACCCTGTTCGACACCGCTGAAGCGTATGGCCCGTTTGCCAATGAAGAACTGCTGGGCGAGGCCTTGCAGCCGATTCGCGAGCGGGTCGTCATCGCCACCAAGTTCGGCTTCGATATCGACCTGATTACCGGCGCACGCGGCGGCGGAACCAACAGCCGCCCGGAACATATACGCGCCGTTGCCGAGGCGTCGTTGCAGCGTTTGCGCACCGATTGCATCGACCTGTTTTATCAGCACCGCGTTGATCCGCAGGTGCCCATCGAAGACGTCGCCGGCACCGTCAAGGATCTGATCGCCGAGGGCAAGGTCAAGCATTTCGGCCTGTCTGAGGCGGGTGTGGACACTATTCGCCGGGCTCACGCGGTGCAAGCGGTCACGGCAGTGCAGAGCGAATATTCGCTGTTCTGGCGAGGCCCGGAGTTGGAGCTGCTGGCAGTACTGGAAGAACTGGGAATCGGTTTCGTACCGTTCAGCCCCCTCGGAGCCGGTTTCCTCACCGGTCAGATCGATGAGCACACGCAGTTCGACGCGAGCGATTTCCGCAACTTCGTCCCGCGATTTTCCCCCGAAGCGCGCAAGGCCAATCTGGCGTTGGTCGATGTGGTGAAAGCCGTCGCGCAACGCAAACACGCCACGCCGGCGCAAGTGGCGCTGGCCTGGTTGCTAGCACAAAAACCGTGGATTGTGCCGATCCCAGGCACGACCAAACCCCATCGACTGGAAGAGAACCTGGGCGCAGTCGAACTGCAATTGACCGTTGACGATCTGCGCGAGATCAACGAACAGATGGCGCAGATTCAAGTGCACGGTGAACGCCTGCCGGAATCTGCACTGAAGATGACCGGACTCTGA
- a CDS encoding alpha/beta hydrolase, whose amino-acid sequence MKKTLKATFMSALVGLSAGEALAADYKKNPFTLAYDGAISKNEPGKVNIHPVSYKLNGLDIAANVYTPANYDAKKTYPTVVVAHPNGGVKEQVAGLYSQRLAEQGYITITADAAFQGASGGQPRSIDKPAYRIEDIHGMADFISQFAGVDDKRLGLLGICGGGGYSLAAAQTDKRFKSLATVSMFNSGRVRRNGYNDSQMDSIQQRLQQASAARAQEASGGTVLYSGDANLTDEQIAKLPFELYRQGYEYYWKTHAHPNSTFKYTTSSLIDLMRFDATDSIELINQPLLMIAGSKADSLYMTQDAFPKATGTTDKEVFILDGATHIETYWVPRYVDAAIGKLTAFYARTL is encoded by the coding sequence GTGAAAAAAACCCTCAAGGCCACGTTCATGTCGGCATTGGTCGGCCTCTCGGCGGGCGAAGCCTTAGCCGCCGATTACAAAAAGAACCCGTTCACCCTCGCCTACGACGGCGCGATCAGCAAGAACGAACCGGGCAAGGTCAACATTCATCCGGTCAGCTACAAGCTCAACGGTCTGGATATCGCCGCCAACGTATACACCCCGGCCAACTATGACGCGAAGAAGACCTACCCGACCGTGGTCGTTGCACACCCCAATGGCGGCGTGAAAGAACAAGTCGCCGGTCTGTATTCTCAACGCCTGGCCGAACAGGGCTACATCACCATCACTGCCGATGCGGCGTTTCAGGGCGCAAGCGGTGGTCAGCCGCGCAGCATCGATAAACCGGCGTATCGCATCGAAGACATTCACGGGATGGCCGACTTCATCAGCCAGTTTGCCGGTGTCGATGACAAGCGTCTGGGCTTGCTCGGCATCTGTGGTGGCGGTGGTTACTCGTTGGCGGCAGCGCAAACCGACAAACGCTTCAAGTCGCTAGCAACCGTGAGCATGTTCAATTCGGGGCGGGTACGTCGCAACGGCTACAACGACTCGCAAATGGACAGCATTCAGCAACGCCTGCAACAGGCATCAGCAGCCCGCGCGCAAGAAGCGTCCGGTGGCACGGTGCTGTATTCGGGCGATGCCAACCTCACCGACGAGCAGATTGCCAAGCTGCCCTTCGAGCTGTATCGCCAAGGTTATGAGTACTACTGGAAGACCCACGCGCACCCGAACTCGACCTTCAAATACACCACCAGCAGCCTGATCGACTTGATGCGTTTCGACGCCACTGACTCTATCGAGCTGATCAACCAACCGTTGCTGATGATCGCTGGCAGCAAAGCCGACAGCCTGTATATGACGCAGGACGCCTTTCCCAAAGCCACCGGCACCACCGACAAGGAAGTGTTTATCCTCGACGGCGCGACGCACATCGAAACCTATTGGGTGCCGCGTTATGTCGATGCCGCAATTGGCAAACTGACCGCGTTTTACGCCCGCACCTTGTAA
- a CDS encoding (R)-mandelonitrile lyase → MNRLIAPLVALSFMAAESQAAGEIRVTPNGSQPSVKGAAQNFTGSVRVDGLFNGDAPARIGGGTVTFEPGARTAWHTHPLGQTLIVTAGVGYVQQEGGPRQEIRPGDTVWIAPHIRHWHGATTSNGMTHIAIAEAKDGKTVTWAEQVSEAQYAGQ, encoded by the coding sequence ATGAACCGATTGATCGCACCACTCGTTGCTTTGTCATTCATGGCGGCAGAATCACAGGCCGCCGGCGAAATACGCGTTACGCCGAACGGCTCGCAGCCCTCGGTCAAGGGCGCGGCTCAAAACTTTACCGGCTCGGTGCGCGTTGATGGCCTGTTCAACGGTGATGCGCCGGCGCGCATCGGCGGCGGCACGGTGACCTTCGAGCCTGGCGCACGCACGGCTTGGCACACCCACCCGCTGGGGCAAACGCTAATCGTCACCGCAGGCGTCGGCTACGTGCAGCAAGAGGGCGGCCCACGACAGGAAATACGGCCGGGCGACACTGTCTGGATTGCGCCGCACATCCGTCACTGGCATGGCGCCACGACCAGCAACGGCATGACCCACATCGCCATCGCTGAAGCCAAGGACGGCAAGACCGTCACCTGGGCGGAACAGGTCTCGGAGGCGCAGTACGCCGGCCAATGA
- a CDS encoding VOC family protein — MTVFTIQQIDHIVLRVQDMQRSVDFYTQVLGCSISKHNEELAMIHLAAGGSMIDLVDILGPLGAKGGGAPGKERRNVDHFCLRVEPFDEQAIIAHLQGHGISVEKAASRYGAEGVGLSLYCFDPDGNQVELKGPAEVASA, encoded by the coding sequence GTGACGGTTTTCACTATCCAGCAAATCGACCACATTGTGCTGCGCGTGCAGGACATGCAGCGGAGTGTGGATTTCTATACCCAGGTACTGGGTTGCTCGATCAGCAAGCACAACGAAGAGCTCGCCATGATCCATCTGGCGGCGGGCGGTTCCATGATCGACCTGGTGGATATCCTAGGCCCGTTGGGGGCCAAGGGCGGTGGAGCACCTGGCAAGGAGCGACGCAACGTCGATCACTTCTGCCTGCGCGTGGAGCCGTTCGATGAGCAGGCAATCATTGCCCACCTGCAAGGGCACGGCATCTCGGTCGAGAAGGCCGCCAGCCGATACGGGGCAGAGGGTGTGGGCTTGTCGCTCTACTGCTTCGATCCTGATGGCAATCAAGTCGAGCTCAAGGGGCCGGCGGAAGTCGCCAGTGCGTGA
- a CDS encoding ACT domain-containing protein: MNGETSLETLLQSMKPELNDGEYVFVTGADPMTLRDVEVVGSFKEREGWTVILGRSTADRLKLPYTYVCAWITLTVHSSLEAVGLTAAFANALGKAGISCNVMAAYYHDHIFVGVNDAQNAMAVLNALSRQ; encoded by the coding sequence ATGAACGGCGAAACCTCGCTTGAAACACTGCTCCAGTCCATGAAGCCCGAACTCAACGACGGCGAATATGTGTTCGTCACGGGCGCTGACCCAATGACGCTGCGAGACGTGGAGGTTGTTGGTAGTTTCAAGGAGCGCGAAGGATGGACAGTCATTCTGGGTCGAAGTACGGCAGATAGGCTGAAGCTGCCCTACACCTACGTGTGTGCCTGGATCACCCTGACCGTACACTCCTCGCTCGAAGCCGTGGGGCTCACTGCGGCGTTCGCCAATGCGCTGGGCAAGGCTGGCATCAGTTGCAATGTGATGGCCGCCTATTACCATGACCATATCTTCGTCGGCGTGAATGATGCCCAGAACGCCATGGCGGTGTTGAACGCGCTCTCGCGTCAATGA
- a CDS encoding carboxymuconolactone decarboxylase family protein, whose protein sequence is MTTDARNSTALPALMALGLGIGAMFSVTTQAAEASQTMASTPASAASLSRQQQTIPLIAAFMATSDMPNLNTALNQGLDAGLTISETREILVQLYAYVGFPRSLNALNELMTVVQARKQRGIEDAPGHEPSRVIPIGDELLAAGTANQTRISGAPVKGPVFEFAPVINRFLQTHLFGDIFERDNLDWQSRELATVGALAATPGVEPQLRSHMAASLRVGLSTAQLHEVTELLKKHGDTQTAERANTALTQALAASGK, encoded by the coding sequence ATGACCACTGACGCACGTAACAGCACTGCTCTCCCCGCACTCATGGCGCTTGGTCTGGGTATTGGGGCGATGTTCAGCGTTACCACTCAAGCAGCCGAGGCATCGCAGACCATGGCCAGCACGCCCGCCAGCGCAGCCAGCTTGTCGCGCCAACAACAAACGATCCCTCTGATCGCCGCGTTCATGGCGACCAGCGACATGCCCAACCTCAACACCGCGCTCAATCAAGGGCTCGATGCCGGCCTGACCATCAGCGAAACCCGGGAAATTCTGGTGCAGCTGTACGCCTATGTGGGCTTCCCCCGTAGCCTCAACGCCTTGAACGAACTGATGACAGTGGTGCAGGCGCGCAAACAGCGCGGTATCGAAGACGCGCCGGGGCATGAGCCGAGCCGGGTGATTCCGATCGGGGATGAGCTGCTGGCCGCCGGCACCGCGAATCAAACCAGGATCTCCGGCGCCCCGGTCAAAGGCCCGGTGTTCGAGTTCGCTCCGGTGATCAACCGGTTCCTGCAAACCCACCTGTTCGGTGACATCTTCGAGCGCGACAACCTCGACTGGCAAAGTCGCGAACTGGCGACCGTCGGGGCGCTGGCGGCGACGCCAGGAGTCGAGCCGCAATTGCGCTCGCACATGGCGGCGAGCCTGCGCGTCGGTCTGAGCACGGCACAGTTGCATGAGGTCACGGAACTGCTGAAAAAACACGGTGATACACAGACGGCTGAACGTGCCAACACCGCGTTGACCCAAGCCCTCGCGGCTTCGGGGAAATGA